From the Microplitis mediator isolate UGA2020A chromosome 6, iyMicMedi2.1, whole genome shotgun sequence genome, one window contains:
- the LOC130670075 gene encoding uncharacterized protein LOC130670075, translating into MMQFLLSSSKSGMLNIKSHVKRLTNFYANFNHSLKNNVSMQNEFKDMIRKAGGRNVQKATRFALELFISDELAKQVAWSGLHSEIKISACFFVEIISEILLCTLNVTKPNVEHQIKAWFQRGSDRANKNTDPTNGSAKKQKVAK; encoded by the exons ATGATGCAATTCTTACTGAGTTCATCAAAGAGTGGCATGTTAAACATAAAATCACACGTGAAGCGACTGACGAACTTTTACGCAAACTTCAATCATAGTCTCAAGAACAATGTTTCTATGCAAAATGAATTT aaAGACATGATAAGGAAAGCTGGTGGTCGCAATGTACAAAAAGCCACTCGTTTTGCATTGGAATTATTCATTTCTGATGAGTTGGCAAAACAAGTGGCATGGTCCGGATTACACAGTGAGATTAAAATCTCAGCATGTTTTTTCGTAGAAATTATTAGTG aaattttattatgcacCTTGAACGTTACAAAGCCTAATGTTGAACATCAAATAAAAGCCTGGTTTCAACGCGGTAGTGACCGAGCCAATAAAAATACCGATCCTACAAATGGTTCTGCCAAAAAGCAAAAAGttgccaaataa
- the LOC130669504 gene encoding DC-STAMP domain-containing protein 2-like — MVFFESTLKAFKIEQARKNYNREKSKSTTISKVWDTNHNVLKEIYIQSNILFARINKALQNCIFVTTNLKTFCIATISINKTVENKIFKSIVGFSSGIFLTYILFLFFLIHIKFTLSSATLFCSLLGIVLTITFAFSSCTRCIMFLLFLQVFSKRGRQALIAYAFIIMLTGPTNNTLHNVQVLSESLSCGQEELKQVIKILTNFANQPFVAFRHALTKMIKILENVKENIENLLTTIRKFFLSLYSVIKSAYNWLESIVNLCNKKFGTPYDRCRNGFEIAIADCQAKLGPLFNSFCEIANTVQSLCFSMKPLEFVCILTSLLQNIILDTLQKNIKNFLYQIKIMFYVKIEFSHFSHFEVNKTNFYENIISHILKDVESQTHNFLIVFNSMRFVTSFFFLCVLLRVVNYRHKWLTKDCFNNKYLTEDFYNIDLIRTQKSKDVVLPLDERERKKYITFTSTTLSSKEKTRLAKSTIFLGIASFKFCINMFVDHSLYWILSTINYYGRFSNEVQQRHIIGFQIAGNGYMSEIYRDISKIFLQFERNDKNSTFLCLPDPLSPNYRKYNEIIIIVIFSWMVALFEPFGLRLSQLIMSRYYPRRAKHRAVWLYNHILRSRGNYLNYIRRKLRQKKRFIDGNYWEYNSSKEFSFRTNSISNNNLRNNQEICLLCGVSVNQCNLSHIRCTTSNCDGIFCEMCLADLHGRCTICNVLIKSDDLSNVSGKK, encoded by the exons ATggtattttttgaatcaactTTAAAAGCATTCAAAATCGAACAAGCAAGGAAGAACTACAATCGAGAAAAATCCAAGTCAACAACAATTTCAAAAGTCTGGGATACAAATCATAACGTTCTCaaagaaatttatattcaaagtaaTAT ATTATTTGCAAGAATTAATAAAGCATTgcaaaattgtatttttgttaCGACGAATTTAAAGACTTTTTGTATCGCGActatttctataaataaaactgttgaaaacaagatttttaaaagCATTGTCGGGTTTTCGAGTGGTATTTTTCTAACTTACAtcttgtttttgttttttcttataCACATAAAGTTCACCTTATCTTCTGCAACTCTTTTTTGCTCATTACTAGGAATAGTATTAACTATCACTTTTGCCTTTTCTTCGTGTACTCG GTGTATTATGTTTCTACTTTTTCTACAAGTATTTTCCAAGCGAGGACGTCAAGCTTTGATAGCTTATGCTTTCATTATTATGTTGACTGGTCCGACTAATAATACACTCCATAACGTTCAAGTGTTATCAGAGTCTCTCTCTTGTGGACAG GAAGAATTAAAACAAGTTATTAAAATCCTAACTAATTTTGCTAATCAGCCTTTCGTTGCATTTCGGCATGCTTTAACAAAGATGATCAAGATTTTGGAAAATGTAAaggaaaatattgaaaatcttTTAACCacgataagaaaattttttctcagtctTT attcaGTAATAAAGTCAGCATACAATTGGCTTGAAAGCATTGTAAAcctttgtaataaaaaatttggaacTCCATATGACAGATGTCGAAATGGTTTTGAAATTGCTATAGCTGATTGTCAAGCAAAACTTGGACCCTTATTTAACAGTTTTTGCGAAATAGCAAATACTGTTCAAAGTTTATGTTTTTCAATGAAACCGCTTGAATTCGTGTGTATTTTGACTTCTCTGCTTCAAAACATTATTTTGGATacactacaaaaaa atattaaaaattttctttatcaaataaaaattatgttttatgttaaaattgaattttcacaCTTTTCACACTTTGAAGTCAATAAAACAAACTTTTATGAGAATATAAtttctcatattttaaaagatgTTGAATCTCaaactcataattttttaattgtgttTAACTCAATGCGTTTCgtaacaagttttttttttctttgtgttCTACTCAG AGTTGTTAATTACAGACATAAGTGGTTAACGAAAGACTGCTTCAACAACAAGTACCTTACTGAAGATTTTTACAATATTGATTTAATAAGAACACAAAAAAGCAAAGATGTAGTCTTGCCACTTGATGAGAGAGAACGGAAAAAATACATAACATTTACATCAACAACATTAAGTAGTAAAGAAAAAACTCGGCTGGCTAAATCAACGATATTTTTGGGAATCGCTTCTTTTAAATTCTGCATCAATATGTTTGTTGATCATAGTCTTTACTGGATCTTGAGTACAATTAATTACTATGGTCGATTTTCGAATGAAGTTCAACAAAGGCACATTATTGGTTTTCAAATTGCTGGTAATGGATATATGTCCGAAATCTATCGAGATATTTCCAAAATCTTTCTGCAATTCgaaagaaatgacaaaaacTCAACTTTCCTCTGCCTTCCGGACCCTCTATCACCAAACTATAGGAAATATAATGAAATCATTATAATTGTTATCTTCAGTTGGATGGTGGCTCTTTTCGAACCATTTGGATTAAGACTCAGTCAATTAATCATGAGTCGCTACTATCCCAGAAGAGCAAAACATCGAGCAGTTTGGTTATATAACCATATTCTTCG ATCCCGAGgaaactatttaaattatataagacGTAAattgcgtcaaaaaaaaagattcataGACGGAAATTATTGGGAATATAATTCATCAAAAGAGTTTTCATTTCGTACAAATtctatttcaaataataatttaagaaataatcaAGAAATATGTCTTTTGTGTGGAGTTTCAGTAAATCAATGTAATCTATCTCACATTCGATGTACTACTTCTAATTGTGACGGAATCTTTTGTGAGATGTGTCTTGCTGATTTGCACGGTCGTTGCACGATTTGTAACGTGCTGATTAAGTCTGATGATTTATCCAATGTaagtggaaaaaaatga
- the LOC130670516 gene encoding uncharacterized protein LOC130670516, with the protein MEIIPGKLPGSTLFFYNGYIYLEDKQCKKVAGCSSRKSGCKATLHFTEDISNIGDVRDLHEGIDFRVKKEHTDLPDVDCNVWKTLCEAMKEKATATTERLKDIFDSTSLVCPEVSSKHSFHSVRSILSRTRMKSRPKIPDTLDEMGKLLKSNLFLKGHVTSSSNKTGLIFSTDILLVGFSECSEIFMDSTFSRTAVKPKMEQIYTIHYKLKGTYIAAMMVLTENRDTSMYNAIFKWITNEFPDLKNKKIHIMSDFEKATVKALRNNFHGAQIHGCYFHFVQAVIKKWQAMKLKTPDSFLSLVLNVPLLPPDNFDDAEKILKIEIEKIKNIDINILIFLDYLKNTWQCYPDHVSVFNAPTNTNDGPENFNRYSNEIIGEKHPEFWTLLDFR; encoded by the exons atggaAATTATTCCCGGTAAACTACCTGGttctacactttttttttataatggtTACATATATTTGGAGGACAAGCAATGTAAAAAAGTCGCTGGATGTTCTTCGAGAAAATCAGGATGCAAGGCTACGCTGCATTTCACCGAAGACATTTCTAACATTGGCGACGTTAGAGATTTGCATGAGGGCATCGATTTCAGAGTGAAAAAAGAGCATACCGATTTACCAGACGTTGACTGCAACGTCTGGAAAACTTTGTGTGAAGCAATGAAGGAAAAGGCCACGGCGACAACAGAGCGGCTGAAGGATATTTTTGATTCAACTTCGTTGGT TTGTCCCGAAGTTAGTTCAAAACACTCATTCCATTCAGTGAGGAGTATTTTATCAAGAACTCGAATGAAAAGCCGGCCGAAGATACCGGACACTCTTGATGAGATGGGGAAGTTGTTAAAAAGTAACCTTTTTTTAAAAGGCCACGTTACATCTAGCTCCAATAAAACCGGCCTTATATTTTCCACTGACATTTTACTCGTTGGTTTTTCTGAGTGCAGCGAAATATTCATGGATAGCACGTTTTCG CGCACTGCAGTAAAACCAAAAATGGAACAAATATACACCATCCATTATAAACTGAAAGGAACG TATATTGCTGCCATGATGGTATTAACAGAGAATAGAGACACATCAATGTATAATgctatatttaaatggattACTAATGAGTttcctgatttaaaaaataaaaaaattcacatcaTGAGTGACTTTGAAAAAGCTACGGTCAAAGCActtagaaataattttcacgGGGCCCAAATTCATGGATGCTACTTTCATTTTGTAcag gctgtaataaaaaaatggcagGCGATGAAATTGAAAACCCCTGATTCATTCTTAAGTTTGGTGCTCAATGTTCCTCTCCTACCTCCTGATAATTTTGATGAcgccgaaaaaattttaaaaattgaaatagaaaaaattaaaaacatcgATATTAATATTCTTATATTTCTTGATTATCTAAAAAATACTTGGCAATGTTATCCAGATCATGTAAGTGTTTTTAATGCACCTACAAACACCAATGACGGCCCAGAAAACTTTAATAGATACAGCAATGAAATTATTGGTGAAAAACATCCGGAATTTTGGACGCTCTTAg atttcagataa